In the genome of Pseudomonas protegens, one region contains:
- the hfq gene encoding RNA chaperone Hfq, which produces MSKGHSLQDPYLNTLRKEKVGVSIYLVNGIKLQGTIESFDQFVILLKNTVSQMVYKHAISTVVPVRPIRLPSASESEQGDAEPGNA; this is translated from the coding sequence ATGTCAAAAGGGCATTCGCTACAAGACCCTTACTTGAATACATTGCGTAAAGAGAAAGTTGGGGTATCCATCTATCTGGTTAACGGAATCAAACTGCAAGGCACGATCGAGTCCTTTGACCAGTTCGTCATCCTGCTGAAAAACACCGTCAGCCAAATGGTTTACAAGCACGCTATCTCTACAGTGGTTCCGGTTCGCCCAATTCGTCTGCCTAGCGCATCCGAATCCGAACAGGGTGACGCTGAGCCAGGTAACGCCTGA
- a CDS encoding N-acetylmuramoyl-L-alanine amidase: protein MGLGMRIRALVAVVGLLLTALAVDAVAATQVRSVRLWRAPDNTRLVFDLSGPVQHSVFTLTAPDRLVIDINGATLGGPLNVATANTPITAMRSAQRTPSDLRVVIDLKKAVTPKSFTLAPNAQYGNRLVVDLFDNPSDAAPPAAPPPTVTTVPAVPVTPAEPAIKLPPAPAGKRDIIVVIDAGHGGEDPGASGSRGQHEKDVVLAIARELQRQVNGLKGFRAELTRTGDYFIPLRGRTEIARKKGADLFVSIHADAAPSAAAFGASVFALSERGATSETARWLADSENRSDLIGGAGNVSLDDKDRMLAGVLLDLSMTASLTSSLNVGQKVLNNIGRVTPLHKQRVEQAGFMVLKSPDIPSILVETGFISNSNEASKLATASHQQALARSISSGVRQFFQQNPPPGTYIAWLRDSGKIAQGPRDHRVNPGETLAMIAVRYQVSAATLRSANNLKSDELKVGQVLTIPGTELAAKE from the coding sequence ATGGGGTTAGGTATGCGCATTCGCGCGTTGGTTGCTGTCGTAGGACTGTTGCTTACGGCATTGGCCGTCGATGCTGTGGCCGCTACACAGGTTCGCAGCGTCCGCCTGTGGCGGGCACCGGATAACACGCGACTGGTCTTCGACCTGTCCGGCCCCGTTCAGCACAGCGTCTTCACCCTGACGGCCCCGGATCGTCTGGTCATCGATATCAATGGTGCGACCCTCGGCGGCCCGCTGAACGTCGCCACGGCCAACACCCCCATTACCGCGATGCGCTCGGCGCAGCGCACCCCTAGCGATTTGCGGGTGGTCATCGACCTGAAAAAGGCCGTCACGCCGAAAAGCTTCACCCTGGCGCCCAACGCGCAGTACGGCAATCGCCTGGTGGTCGATCTGTTCGACAATCCATCCGATGCGGCGCCGCCTGCGGCCCCGCCACCGACAGTGACCACTGTGCCCGCCGTGCCTGTCACGCCTGCTGAACCGGCGATCAAGCTGCCTCCGGCCCCGGCTGGCAAGCGCGACATCATCGTGGTGATCGATGCCGGTCACGGCGGTGAAGACCCGGGCGCATCCGGCTCTCGTGGCCAGCACGAGAAGGATGTGGTGCTGGCCATCGCCCGCGAGTTGCAGCGCCAGGTCAATGGCCTCAAGGGGTTCCGCGCCGAGCTGACCCGGACCGGCGACTACTTCATTCCGCTGCGTGGTCGTACCGAGATCGCGCGGAAGAAAGGCGCCGACCTGTTCGTCTCGATCCACGCCGACGCCGCGCCTTCGGCTGCCGCCTTTGGTGCTTCGGTGTTCGCCTTGTCCGAACGCGGCGCCACCTCGGAAACCGCCCGCTGGCTGGCGGACAGTGAAAACCGTTCCGACCTGATCGGCGGGGCTGGCAACGTCAGTCTCGATGACAAGGACCGGATGCTGGCCGGGGTGCTGCTGGACCTGTCGATGACCGCATCGCTGACTTCGAGTTTGAATGTCGGGCAGAAAGTGTTGAACAACATTGGCCGGGTCACGCCGTTGCACAAGCAGCGGGTGGAGCAGGCCGGGTTCATGGTGCTCAAGTCGCCGGATATCCCATCGATCCTGGTGGAAACCGGCTTCATCTCCAACTCCAACGAGGCCTCGAAGCTGGCCACGGCCAGTCATCAACAGGCCCTGGCGCGTTCCATCAGCAGCGGTGTGCGGCAGTTCTTCCAGCAGAATCCGCCACCGGGCACTTACATCGCCTGGCTGCGGGACTCCGGCAAGATCGCCCAGGGACCGCGTGATCACCGGGTCAACCCGGGGGAAACCCTGGCCATGATCGCCGTGCGCTATCAGGTGTCGGCGGCCACCCTGCGCAGTGCCAACAATCTGAAAAGCGATGAGTTGAAAGTGGGGCAGGTCCTGACCATCCCCGGTACAGAATTGGCGGCCAAGGAATGA
- the hflC gene encoding protease modulator HflC, whose translation MSNKSLIALIVGVVVAVVAWNSFYIVAQTERAVLLQFGRVVQADVQPGLHVKVPYVNQVRKFDARLMTLDAPTQRFLTLEKKAVMVDAYAKWRVKDAERFYTATSGLKQIADERLSRRLESGLRDQFGKRTLHEVVSGERDALMADITASLNKMAEKELGIEVVDVRVKAIDLPKEVNRSVFERMSTEREREAREHRAKGNELAEGIRADADRQRRVLLAEAYRESEEVRGDGDAQAAAIYAKAYGQDQEFYAFYRSLRAYRESFANKSDVMVLDPSSDFFHYLEKSKP comes from the coding sequence ATGAGCAATAAATCGCTGATCGCCCTGATCGTGGGCGTTGTCGTGGCGGTGGTTGCCTGGAACAGCTTCTACATCGTCGCTCAGACCGAGCGCGCGGTGTTGCTGCAGTTCGGTCGTGTGGTCCAGGCCGATGTCCAGCCTGGCCTGCATGTGAAAGTGCCCTATGTGAACCAGGTGCGGAAGTTCGACGCGCGCCTGATGACTCTGGATGCACCGACGCAGCGCTTCCTGACTCTGGAAAAGAAAGCCGTGATGGTGGATGCCTATGCCAAGTGGCGCGTGAAGGATGCCGAGCGCTTCTACACCGCTACTTCCGGCCTCAAGCAGATCGCCGACGAGCGTCTGTCCCGTCGTCTGGAATCGGGCCTGCGTGACCAGTTTGGTAAGCGCACCCTGCATGAAGTGGTTTCCGGCGAGCGTGACGCGCTGATGGCGGATATCACCGCTTCGCTGAACAAGATGGCCGAGAAGGAACTGGGTATCGAAGTGGTCGATGTCCGGGTCAAGGCGATCGATCTGCCGAAGGAAGTGAACCGCAGCGTGTTCGAGCGCATGAGCACCGAGCGTGAGCGTGAAGCTCGTGAGCACCGGGCCAAGGGTAACGAGCTGGCGGAAGGCATTCGTGCCGACGCGGATCGTCAGCGTCGTGTGTTGCTGGCTGAAGCCTATCGCGAGTCTGAAGAAGTGCGCGGTGATGGCGATGCCCAGGCAGCGGCGATCTATGCCAAGGCCTACGGTCAGGATCAGGAGTTCTACGCGTTCTATCGTAGCCTGCGTGCCTACCGTGAAAGCTTCGCGAACAAATCCGACGTCATGGTTCTGGACCCAAGCAGCGACTTTTTCCACTACCTGGAAAAGTCCAAGCCTTGA
- the hflK gene encoding FtsH protease activity modulator HflK: MAWNEPGGNSNNQDPWGGKRRNNGDRKGPPDLDEAFRKLQESLNGLFGGGKKRGDDGGSSGKGGGFGLLGIGLVVLAAVWLYSAVYVVDEQEQAVVLRFGKYYETVGPGLNIYFPPIDRKYMENVTRERAYTKQGQMLTEDENIVEVPLTVQYKISNLQDFVLNVDQPEISLQHATDSALRHVVGSTAMDQVLTEGRELMASEIKERLQRFLDNYRTGITVTQVNVQSAAAPREVQEAFDDVIRAREDEQRSRNQAETYANGVVPEARGQAQRILEDANGYRDEVVSRAKGEADRFTKLVAEYRKAPEVTRQRLYLDTMQEVFSNTSKVLVTGSKGGQNNLLYLPLDKMIDSGRSGAAPVTGSAAAASNEANARAAADHMQQQQQTRSRESR, from the coding sequence ATGGCTTGGAATGAGCCGGGTGGCAACTCGAATAATCAGGACCCTTGGGGTGGTAAGCGCCGCAATAATGGCGATCGCAAGGGGCCACCAGATCTCGACGAGGCCTTCCGTAAGCTGCAGGAAAGCCTGAACGGGTTGTTCGGTGGTGGTAAGAAACGTGGTGATGACGGCGGTAGCTCCGGCAAGGGCGGTGGTTTCGGCTTGCTGGGTATTGGTCTTGTCGTGCTGGCGGCCGTGTGGCTGTACAGCGCGGTTTATGTAGTCGACGAGCAGGAGCAGGCCGTGGTGCTGCGCTTCGGCAAATACTACGAAACCGTCGGCCCGGGTCTGAACATCTACTTCCCGCCGATCGATCGCAAGTACATGGAAAACGTCACGCGCGAGCGTGCCTACACCAAGCAGGGGCAGATGCTCACCGAGGACGAGAACATCGTCGAAGTGCCACTGACCGTGCAGTACAAGATCAGCAACCTGCAGGACTTCGTGCTGAACGTTGATCAGCCGGAAATCAGCCTGCAGCATGCGACCGACAGCGCCCTGCGCCATGTGGTGGGTTCCACCGCCATGGACCAGGTGCTGACTGAAGGCCGTGAATTGATGGCCAGTGAGATCAAGGAGCGTCTGCAACGTTTCCTCGACAACTACCGCACCGGTATCACCGTGACTCAGGTGAACGTACAGAGCGCAGCTGCACCGCGTGAAGTGCAGGAAGCCTTCGACGACGTGATCCGCGCCCGTGAAGATGAACAGCGCTCGCGCAACCAGGCTGAAACCTATGCCAACGGCGTCGTGCCGGAGGCGCGTGGTCAGGCTCAGCGCATCCTCGAGGATGCCAACGGTTATCGCGACGAAGTGGTTTCTCGGGCCAAGGGTGAGGCGGATCGCTTCACCAAGCTGGTCGCCGAGTACCGCAAGGCGCCTGAAGTCACACGTCAGCGCCTGTACCTGGACACCATGCAGGAAGTTTTCAGCAACACCAGCAAGGTGTTGGTGACCGGCAGCAAGGGTGGGCAGAACAACCTGCTCTACCTGCCGCTGGACAAGATGATCGACAGTGGTCGTAGCGGCGCTGCTCCGGTAACGGGCTCGGCTGCTGCGGCCAGCAATGAAGCGAATGCGCGCGCTGCGGCTGATCATATGCAGCAACAGCAGCAGACGCGTTCTAGGGAGAGTCGCTGA
- a CDS encoding adenylosuccinate synthase, giving the protein MGKNVVVLGTQWGDEGKGKIVDLLTEHAAAVVRYQGGHNAGHTLVIDGEKTVLHLIPSGVLREGVQCLIGNGVVVAPDALMREIVKLEEKGVPVRERLRISPSCPLILSYHVALDQAREKARGEQKIGTTGRGIGPAYEDKVARRGLRIGDLFHRERFAAKLGELLDYHNFVLVNYYKEPAIDFQKTLDECMEYAELLKPMMLDVTAELHQLRRAGKDIMFEGAQGSLLDIDHGTYPYVTSSNTTAGGIATGSGVGPMYLDYILGITKAYTTRVGSGPFPTELFDDVGAFLAKRGHEFGATTGRARRCGWFDAVILRRAIDVNSISGLCLTKLDVLDGLETINICVGYKNQDGAVIDAPTDADSYIGLEPVYEQMPGWSESTLGAKTLEELPAAARAYIKRIEELVGAPIDIISTGPDRNETIVLRHPFA; this is encoded by the coding sequence ATGGGTAAGAATGTCGTAGTCCTGGGCACCCAGTGGGGTGATGAGGGCAAAGGCAAGATCGTTGATCTGCTGACCGAACATGCCGCCGCCGTAGTGCGCTACCAAGGTGGCCACAACGCTGGCCACACCCTGGTGATCGACGGTGAGAAGACCGTGCTGCACCTGATTCCGTCCGGCGTGCTGCGCGAAGGCGTGCAGTGCCTGATCGGTAACGGCGTAGTGGTAGCACCGGACGCCTTGATGCGTGAAATCGTCAAGCTGGAAGAGAAAGGCGTACCGGTGCGCGAGCGCCTGCGCATCAGCCCTTCCTGCCCGCTGATCCTGTCCTACCACGTGGCCCTGGACCAGGCTCGCGAGAAGGCCCGTGGTGAGCAGAAGATCGGTACCACCGGTCGCGGCATCGGCCCGGCTTACGAAGACAAGGTTGCTCGTCGCGGTCTGCGCATCGGTGATCTGTTCCACCGTGAGCGTTTCGCCGCCAAGCTGGGCGAGTTGCTGGACTACCACAACTTCGTCCTGGTGAATTACTACAAAGAGCCGGCCATCGACTTCCAGAAGACGCTGGACGAGTGCATGGAATACGCCGAGCTGCTCAAGCCGATGATGCTCGACGTGACCGCCGAGCTGCACCAGCTGCGTCGCGCCGGCAAGGACATCATGTTCGAAGGCGCCCAGGGTTCGCTGCTGGACATCGACCACGGTACCTACCCCTACGTCACCAGCTCCAACACCACCGCCGGCGGCATCGCCACCGGTTCGGGCGTGGGCCCGATGTACCTGGACTACATCCTGGGCATCACCAAGGCCTACACCACGCGCGTGGGTTCCGGTCCTTTCCCGACTGAGCTGTTCGACGACGTCGGCGCGTTCCTGGCCAAGCGTGGTCACGAGTTCGGCGCAACAACCGGTCGTGCCCGTCGTTGCGGCTGGTTCGACGCGGTGATCCTGCGTCGCGCCATCGACGTCAACAGCATCTCGGGCCTGTGCCTGACCAAGCTGGACGTGCTGGACGGCCTGGAAACCATCAACATCTGTGTCGGCTACAAGAACCAGGATGGTGCAGTCATCGACGCGCCGACCGACGCCGACAGCTACATCGGCCTGGAGCCGGTGTACGAGCAGATGCCGGGCTGGAGCGAATCGACCCTGGGTGCCAAGACCCTGGAAGAGCTGCCTGCCGCTGCTCGGGCCTACATCAAGCGCATCGAAGAGTTGGTCGGCGCGCCGATCGACATTATTTCGACGGGCCCGGACCGCAACGAAACCATCGTTCTGCGCCATCCGTTCGCTTGA
- the miaA gene encoding tRNA (adenosine(37)-N6)-dimethylallyltransferase MiaA: MTQLPPAIFLMGPTAAGKTDLAIELSKVLPCELISVDSALVYRGMDIGTAKPSRELLAQYPHRLIDILDPAESYSAADFRSDALAAMADITARGKIPLLVGGTMLYYKALLEGLADMPPADPQVRAELEQEAQHLGWQALHDQLAAVDPESAARIHPNDPQRLTRALEVYRVSGLTMTAHRQRQLAQSTEAGASGRGQLPYTVANLAIAPANRQVLHQRIAQRFTQMLEQGFIDEVVALRSRSDLHAGLPSIRAVGYRQVWDYLDGKLTSAEMQERGIIATRQLAKRQFTWLRSWADLQWLDSLDCDNLPRALKYLGTISILS, from the coding sequence ATGACTCAGCTTCCTCCTGCGATTTTCCTCATGGGCCCGACCGCAGCGGGCAAGACCGACCTGGCCATCGAGCTGAGCAAGGTGCTGCCTTGCGAGCTGATCAGTGTCGACTCGGCGCTGGTCTATCGCGGCATGGACATCGGCACCGCCAAGCCTTCCAGGGAATTGCTGGCGCAATATCCCCATCGGCTGATCGACATTCTCGATCCCGCAGAAAGCTATTCAGCGGCGGATTTTCGTAGCGATGCCCTGGCGGCCATGGCCGATATCACCGCGCGGGGCAAGATTCCGCTGTTGGTGGGCGGCACCATGCTGTACTACAAGGCGCTGCTGGAAGGCTTGGCGGACATGCCGCCGGCGGACCCGCAGGTGCGCGCCGAGCTTGAACAAGAGGCCCAGCATCTGGGCTGGCAGGCGCTGCATGATCAGTTGGCGGCGGTGGATCCGGAGTCGGCCGCCAGGATTCATCCCAATGATCCCCAGCGTCTGACGCGGGCGCTGGAAGTCTATCGGGTCAGTGGCCTGACGATGACCGCTCATCGTCAGCGTCAATTGGCGCAAAGTACTGAAGCAGGCGCATCGGGACGCGGTCAATTGCCCTATACTGTCGCCAATCTGGCCATCGCTCCGGCGAATCGTCAGGTACTGCATCAGCGTATCGCACAAAGATTCACACAAATGTTGGAACAGGGATTCATTGATGAGGTCGTAGCTCTGCGCTCCAGAAGTGACCTGCACGCCGGGTTACCGTCTATACGTGCTGTGGGCTACCGCCAAGTCTGGGATTACCTGGATGGCAAACTGACGTCAGCCGAAATGCAGGAGCGGGGCATCATCGCCACGCGCCAATTGGCGAAGCGGCAGTTCACCTGGTTACGCAGTTGGGCTGACCTGCAATGGTTGGACAGCCTGGATTGCGACAATCTGCCACGCGCCTTGAAATACTTAGGGACGATCTCCATATTGAGCTGA
- the hflX gene encoding ribosome rescue GTPase HflX, whose translation MFFERHGGGERAILVHLDGQDPEAREDPQEFQELALSAGAETVAFVSVPRHRPTAKYLVGSGKVEELRDLVKAEQVDLVIFNHILTPSQERNLERVFECRVIDRTGLILDIFAQRARTHEGKLQVELAQLEHMSTRLVRGWTHLERQKGGIGLRGPGETQLETDRRLLRVRLRQIKARLEKVRSQREQARRGRKRADIPSVSLVGYTNAGKSTLFNAVTASDVFAADQLFATLDPTLRRLELDDLGPIVLADTVGFIRHLPHKLVEAFRATLEESSNSDLLLHVIDAHEPERTAQIEQVMVVLGEIGAQDLPILEVYNKLDLLEGVEPQIQRDPDGKPQRVWLSARDGQGLDLLKQAIAELLGEDLFVGTLRLPQRFARLRAQFFQLNAVQKEDHDDEGVSLLAVRLPRAELNRLVSREGWQPSEFIEQHTLQ comes from the coding sequence TTGTTCTTTGAGCGCCACGGTGGTGGTGAACGGGCCATTCTCGTTCACTTGGATGGTCAGGACCCTGAGGCGCGCGAAGATCCGCAGGAGTTTCAGGAGCTGGCATTATCGGCCGGCGCCGAGACCGTCGCGTTTGTTAGCGTGCCGCGTCATCGGCCAACCGCCAAATACCTGGTTGGCAGCGGCAAGGTCGAGGAATTGCGCGACCTGGTCAAAGCCGAACAGGTAGACCTGGTGATTTTCAATCACATCCTCACGCCCAGTCAGGAACGTAACCTCGAACGTGTATTCGAGTGTCGCGTGATTGATCGCACGGGTCTGATTCTCGATATCTTCGCTCAGCGCGCGCGCACCCATGAAGGCAAGCTCCAGGTTGAACTGGCCCAGCTTGAGCACATGAGCACGCGATTGGTCCGTGGCTGGACTCACCTTGAACGGCAGAAAGGCGGTATTGGTCTGCGTGGTCCGGGTGAAACCCAGTTGGAAACCGACCGGCGCCTGCTGCGAGTGCGTCTGCGGCAGATCAAGGCGCGCCTGGAAAAGGTTCGCAGTCAACGTGAGCAGGCCCGCCGTGGCCGCAAGCGTGCCGACATTCCTTCGGTGTCGCTGGTGGGCTATACCAACGCTGGCAAGTCCACGTTGTTCAATGCTGTCACCGCCTCCGATGTGTTCGCCGCCGACCAGTTGTTCGCTACCCTCGATCCGACTTTGCGCCGCCTGGAGCTGGATGATCTAGGGCCGATTGTGCTGGCCGATACCGTGGGATTCATTCGTCACCTGCCGCACAAGCTGGTGGAGGCGTTTCGAGCTACCCTCGAAGAGTCCAGCAACTCCGACCTGCTGCTGCATGTGATCGATGCGCATGAACCCGAGCGTACTGCCCAGATCGAGCAGGTGATGGTGGTGCTGGGCGAGATCGGGGCTCAAGACTTGCCGATCCTGGAGGTCTATAACAAACTCGATTTGCTCGAGGGTGTGGAGCCGCAGATCCAGCGCGATCCGGACGGCAAGCCGCAGCGAGTCTGGTTGTCGGCCCGTGACGGCCAGGGGCTGGATCTGCTCAAGCAGGCCATCGCGGAGCTGCTGGGCGAAGATTTGTTCGTGGGCACCTTGCGCTTGCCTCAACGTTTTGCTCGACTGCGAGCACAGTTTTTCCAGTTGAACGCTGTGCAGAAAGAAGATCACGACGACGAGGGTGTCAGTTTGCTGGCCGTTCGCCTGCCGCGGGCCGAGTTGAATCGGCTGGTCAGTCGCGAAGGTTGGCAGCCGTCGGAATTCATCGAGCAACACACTTTGCAATAA
- a CDS encoding ATP phosphoribosyltransferase regulatory subunit, producing MATVDRWLLPDGIEEVLPPEAARIEVARRQVLDLFQSWGYEFVVTPHIEYLESLLTGAGQDLDLRTFKVIDPQSGRQMGFRADITPQVARIDAHTLRREGPSRLCYAGSVLHAQPRALSSSRSPIQLGAELYGDASPSSDVEVISLMLAMLQLADVPDVHMDLGHVGIYRGLAQAAGLSGAVEQQLFDALQRKAIDEVISLTQGLPADLADMLRSLVELCGSREVLSDARRRLAGAPTSVLLALDELLTIAERLSVRFPDLPLYFDLGELRGYHYHTGVVFAVFVPGVGQSIAQGGRYDDIGADFGRARPATGFSTDLKTLVTLGRAEVELPSGGIWMPDSTDAALWQTVCQLRSEGQRVVQALPGQPLAAAREADCDRQLIQQNGLWQVLPLAS from the coding sequence ATGGCAACGGTAGACCGCTGGCTGCTGCCAGATGGCATCGAAGAAGTATTGCCGCCGGAAGCGGCGCGCATCGAAGTAGCGCGTCGTCAGGTGTTGGATCTGTTTCAGAGCTGGGGTTACGAGTTCGTCGTTACTCCCCATATCGAATACCTGGAATCCCTGCTGACGGGCGCCGGCCAGGACCTGGATCTGCGCACCTTCAAGGTCATCGACCCGCAGTCGGGCCGGCAGATGGGTTTCCGGGCCGACATCACGCCGCAGGTGGCGCGTATCGATGCTCACACTCTGCGCCGCGAAGGGCCGAGCCGCCTGTGCTATGCCGGCAGCGTGCTGCATGCGCAGCCCCGAGCCTTGTCGTCCTCGCGCAGCCCGATCCAGCTGGGCGCCGAGTTGTATGGCGATGCCAGCCCGAGCAGTGACGTCGAAGTCATCAGCCTGATGCTGGCCATGCTGCAACTGGCCGATGTGCCGGATGTGCACATGGATCTGGGGCATGTGGGCATCTACCGCGGCCTGGCCCAGGCTGCCGGCCTGTCCGGTGCCGTGGAGCAACAATTGTTCGATGCCCTGCAGCGCAAGGCGATCGATGAAGTCATCAGCCTGACCCAGGGCCTACCGGCCGATCTGGCCGACATGCTGCGCTCCCTGGTGGAGTTGTGCGGCAGTCGTGAGGTCCTGAGTGATGCTCGCCGTCGCCTGGCTGGCGCACCGACTTCGGTGCTGTTGGCGCTGGATGAGTTGCTGACGATCGCCGAGCGCTTGTCGGTGCGTTTCCCGGACTTGCCGTTGTACTTCGACTTGGGCGAGCTGCGTGGCTATCACTATCACACTGGTGTGGTGTTCGCGGTTTTCGTGCCGGGCGTGGGTCAATCCATTGCCCAGGGCGGTCGTTACGATGACATCGGCGCGGACTTCGGGCGTGCCCGTCCGGCGACCGGTTTCTCCACCGATTTGAAAACCCTGGTGACCCTGGGGCGTGCTGAAGTCGAGCTACCGTCCGGCGGTATCTGGATGCCGGACAGCACTGACGCGGCACTCTGGCAGACCGTCTGCCAGTTGCGCAGTGAGGGTCAGCGTGTGGTTCAGGCGTTGCCTGGACAACCTTTGGCCGCCGCCCGTGAAGCGGACTGCGACCGGCAATTGATTCAGCAGAATGGGCTTTGGCAAGTATTGCCGCTGGCTTCTTGA
- the mutL gene encoding DNA mismatch repair endonuclease MutL, whose translation MSDTVISGARIELLSPRLANQIAAGEVVERPASVIKELLENSLDSGAKRIDVDVEQAGVKLLRVRDDGSGISSDDLPLALARHATSKIRDLEDLERVMSLGFRGEALASISSVARLTLTSRTRDAEQAWQVETEGRDMAPRVQPAAHPVGTSVEVRDLFFNTPARRKFLKAEKTEFDHLQEVIKRLALARFDVAFHLRHNGKSILSLHEAKDDAARARRVAAVCGSGFLEQALPIAVERNGLHLWGWVGLPTFSRSQADLQYFYVNGRAVRDKLVAHAVRQAYRDVLFNGRHPTFVLFFEVDPSAVDVNVHPTKHEVRFRDGRMVHDFLYGTLHRALGDVRPEDQLAAPAAVAGIVRPSGIEAGEFGPQGEMRLAANLALEQPQSEPGYSAPGSAAGNGYQYQYTPRPQPVLPAAEAQGVYREFFAPLPGAAATALPEGQEDIPPLGYALAQLKGIYILAENALGLVLVDMHAAHERIMYERLKVAMASEGLSGQPLLVPESIAVSQREADCAEEHAAWFQRLGFELQRLGPESLAIRQIPALLKQAEANRLVHDVLADLMEYGTSDRIQAHLNELLGTMACHGAIRANRRLAVAEMNGLLRDMENTERSGQCNHGRPTWTQLGLDDLDKLFLRGR comes from the coding sequence ATGAGTGATACGGTAATCAGCGGCGCGCGCATCGAGCTGCTCAGTCCGCGGCTGGCCAACCAGATTGCGGCGGGTGAGGTTGTTGAGCGTCCAGCCTCGGTGATCAAGGAACTGTTGGAAAACAGCCTGGATTCGGGCGCCAAACGCATCGATGTGGATGTCGAGCAGGCCGGGGTCAAGCTGTTGCGGGTTCGTGATGACGGCAGCGGCATTTCCTCCGACGACCTGCCGTTGGCTCTGGCGCGACACGCCACCAGCAAGATCCGTGACCTGGAAGACCTGGAACGGGTGATGAGCCTGGGCTTTCGCGGTGAGGCCCTGGCCTCCATCAGTTCCGTGGCGCGGCTGACCCTGACCTCGCGGACCCGGGATGCCGAGCAGGCCTGGCAAGTGGAAACCGAAGGTCGGGACATGGCACCGAGGGTTCAGCCGGCGGCCCATCCGGTGGGTACTTCGGTGGAGGTGCGCGACCTGTTCTTCAATACACCGGCCCGACGCAAGTTCCTCAAGGCCGAGAAAACCGAGTTCGATCACCTGCAGGAGGTGATCAAGCGCCTGGCCCTGGCGCGCTTCGATGTGGCGTTCCACTTGCGCCACAACGGCAAAAGCATTCTCAGCCTGCACGAAGCCAAGGACGACGCGGCTCGTGCCCGGCGGGTGGCGGCGGTGTGCGGTTCGGGCTTCCTGGAGCAGGCGCTGCCCATCGCGGTGGAGCGCAATGGCCTGCATCTATGGGGCTGGGTGGGGTTGCCGACGTTCTCCCGCAGCCAGGCGGACTTGCAGTATTTCTACGTCAACGGCCGTGCGGTGCGGGACAAACTGGTGGCCCACGCGGTTCGCCAGGCTTATCGCGATGTGCTGTTCAACGGTCGGCATCCGACGTTTGTGCTGTTTTTCGAGGTCGATCCGTCGGCGGTCGACGTCAATGTGCACCCGACCAAGCACGAAGTGCGCTTTCGCGATGGGCGCATGGTCCACGACTTCCTGTATGGCACTTTGCACCGGGCCCTGGGAGATGTGCGCCCCGAAGACCAGCTGGCGGCGCCGGCAGCGGTGGCCGGTATCGTGCGCCCGAGCGGTATCGAGGCCGGTGAGTTCGGGCCGCAAGGCGAGATGCGCCTGGCTGCGAACCTGGCCCTGGAACAGCCTCAGTCCGAACCGGGTTACAGCGCTCCGGGTTCCGCGGCTGGCAACGGCTATCAGTACCAGTACACGCCGCGTCCCCAGCCGGTGTTGCCGGCGGCGGAAGCACAAGGCGTCTATCGTGAATTCTTTGCCCCGTTGCCGGGAGCGGCGGCTACCGCCCTGCCGGAAGGGCAGGAGGACATTCCGCCTCTGGGCTACGCCCTGGCCCAGCTCAAGGGCATCTATATCCTTGCGGAGAATGCGCTGGGCCTGGTGTTGGTGGATATGCACGCCGCCCATGAGCGGATCATGTACGAGCGCTTGAAGGTGGCCATGGCCAGCGAAGGCCTGAGTGGCCAGCCGCTGTTGGTGCCGGAGTCGATTGCTGTCAGCCAGCGTGAAGCCGATTGCGCGGAAGAGCATGCCGCCTGGTTCCAGCGGCTGGGCTTTGAGTTGCAACGCCTGGGGCCCGAGTCCCTGGCGATCCGGCAGATTCCGGCGCTGCTGAAGCAGGCCGAGGCCAACCGCCTGGTGCACGATGTGCTTGCCGATCTGATGGAATACGGCACCAGCGACCGGATCCAGGCTCATCTCAACGAGCTGCTGGGGACCATGGCCTGTCACGGTGCCATTCGCGCCAATCGGCGTCTGGCTGTTGCGGAAATGAACGGCTTGCTGCGGGATATGGAAAATACCGAGCGCAGTGGCCAGTGCAATCATGGTCGACCGACCTGGACCCAATTGGGTCTGGACGATTTGGACAAACTCTTTCTGCGCGGCCGTTGA